In Natranaerovirga hydrolytica, a single window of DNA contains:
- a CDS encoding ABC transporter ATP-binding protein — protein sequence MNNYVFRIIGSDKKNWRYYILHVVSTIIVSTIGLYVIEIARNIVDNGDKINENLTQYLMMAIGITFIGAIFSYLETYSSGRFSIHCVKNLRNKLLDKFLRTEYQYFDNVHSGSILNQSNGDIDIIQGHLESTLPQLVSALFRFITAFIYLSFINVRLVMVCVVLTLIIIVFVKIVINPISKIFDKHQKKLDEATEVANDCISGAYIQKAYNLEDQFIKKYDEHMEELTRQSLKRQKLLAVTFPLTDILRFLPTLICMVLGFIGTYNGVLTGGDFVAFVILLGRITTPMAEFPILVAGLKEVMVCINRINQIFHKPDEQNGIYIGDRRENILGNQKILSFENVNFGYHKEDLIMKDLSFQVEKGEMVAFVGASGAGKSTLFKLIAKLYPYQGGKILFMGKALEEWNNEALRSQIAYVPQDVFLFPCSIAKNIAYGNEYASMEDIINAAKLAQAHQFILQLPEGYETNVGERGIKLSGGQRQRIAIARAFLKNSPILLLDEMTSALDVESEELLQKALDNYAKGRTVLIIAHRLTTIMQADTIYVLDSGEIVEIGQHETLIKKNGVYNKLYLKQFEGGAKDEVS from the coding sequence ATGAATAATTATGTGTTTAGAATTATTGGTTCAGATAAAAAAAATTGGCGTTATTATATACTGCATGTTGTTTCGACCATTATTGTTTCAACCATTGGTTTATATGTAATAGAAATCGCTAGAAACATTGTAGATAATGGTGACAAGATTAATGAAAATTTAACACAGTACTTAATGATGGCAATAGGCATTACATTTATAGGAGCAATTTTTTCATATTTAGAGACATATTCATCAGGTAGATTTTCCATTCATTGTGTTAAAAATTTAAGAAACAAGTTACTGGATAAATTTTTAAGAACAGAATACCAATACTTTGATAATGTCCATAGCGGTTCCATTTTAAATCAATCAAACGGCGATATAGATATTATTCAAGGTCATTTAGAGTCCACGCTTCCTCAGTTGGTTTCTGCGTTATTTAGATTTATAACTGCTTTTATCTATTTATCCTTTATTAATGTTAGGTTGGTAATGGTTTGTGTCGTTTTAACACTGATTATTATTGTTTTTGTAAAAATAGTCATTAACCCTATTTCAAAAATCTTTGACAAACATCAAAAAAAATTAGATGAAGCAACAGAAGTGGCTAATGATTGTATTTCTGGAGCGTATATACAAAAAGCTTACAATTTAGAAGATCAGTTTATTAAAAAGTATGATGAACATATGGAAGAATTAACCAGACAATCTTTGAAAAGACAAAAATTATTAGCAGTAACTTTTCCACTGACAGATATACTTAGATTTCTTCCAACGTTAATATGTATGGTATTGGGCTTTATTGGTACGTATAACGGGGTATTAACAGGTGGGGATTTTGTGGCTTTTGTTATTTTGTTGGGAAGAATAACGACCCCTATGGCAGAATTTCCAATATTAGTTGCGGGTCTAAAAGAAGTGATGGTGTGTATCAACCGCATCAATCAAATATTTCATAAACCAGATGAACAAAATGGCATTTATATAGGCGATAGAAGAGAAAATATACTTGGCAATCAAAAGATCCTTTCTTTTGAAAACGTGAATTTTGGATACCATAAAGAGGATTTGATTATGAAAGACTTATCCTTTCAAGTTGAAAAAGGAGAAATGGTAGCATTTGTGGGAGCAAGTGGTGCAGGAAAAAGTACTTTGTTTAAGTTAATTGCTAAGCTTTATCCCTATCAAGGAGGTAAGATCCTCTTTATGGGAAAAGCCTTAGAAGAATGGAACAATGAAGCACTTAGAAGTCAGATAGCCTATGTTCCACAAGATGTTTTTTTATTTCCGTGTAGTATTGCGAAAAACATTGCTTATGGCAATGAATACGCTTCTATGGAAGACATTATAAACGCTGCAAAGTTAGCTCAAGCACACCAATTTATTTTACAGCTTCCAGAAGGTTATGAAACCAATGTGGGTGAGAGAGGTATAAAACTTTCTGGAGGGCAAAGACAGAGAATTGCTATTGCAAGAGCTTTTTTGAAAAATTCTCCTATACTATTGTTGGATGAAATGACCTCAGCATTAGATGTTGAATCAGAAGAACTATTGCAAAAAGCACTTGATAATTACGCCAAAGGTAGAACGGTTTTAATCATTGCTCATAGATTGACTACTATTATGCAAGCAGACACGATATATGTACTGGACTCAGGTGAAATTGTTGAAATAGGTCAACATGAAACATTAATAAAGAAAAACGGCGTTTATAATAAATTGTATTTAAAGCAGTTTGAAGGAGGCGCAAAAGATGAAGTTAGTTAA
- a CDS encoding acyl carrier protein, with protein MNDITNVLIEEIIKTKEIFIKQKEIDEKTNLVTDLNFNSIDFMQFVVGIESRLNISFDLEEFMENGDINLFKSVKDYVCKKILEGEENDAGRAEIG; from the coding sequence ATGAATGATATTACTAATGTTTTAATAGAAGAAATTATAAAAACAAAAGAAATATTTATAAAGCAAAAGGAGATTGATGAAAAAACAAATTTAGTAACGGATTTGAATTTTAACTCTATTGATTTTATGCAGTTTGTTGTAGGTATAGAAAGCAGGCTCAATATTTCCTTTGATTTAGAAGAATTTATGGAAAATGGAGATATAAATTTATTCAAATCGGTGAAAGATTATGTTTGCAAAAAAATCTTGGAGGGAGAGGAAAATGATGCTGGAAGAGCAGAAATTGGGTAA
- a CDS encoding sigma-70 family RNA polymerase sigma factor, which produces MSFNKGYEFKRFEKQWEQEKIWMRTEGMRDGDIKKMYEYDRIYFNSRRRYEEHRVGEIQSDHLGVEEDFEQNLEFMDLIRDEKLFRAISQLKTNELELLKLFAIHDMRVTEIAHLKGKSKSNISEKLTRIIEKVKKNYNNPNKN; this is translated from the coding sequence ATGAGTTTTAATAAGGGGTATGAATTTAAAAGATTTGAAAAACAATGGGAACAAGAAAAAATATGGATGCGAACTGAAGGAATGAGAGACGGTGATATCAAAAAAATGTATGAATACGACAGGATATATTTTAACAGCAGAAGAAGATATGAGGAACACAGAGTAGGAGAAATACAATCGGACCATTTAGGTGTAGAAGAAGACTTTGAACAAAATTTAGAGTTTATGGATTTGATTAGGGATGAAAAGTTGTTTAGAGCCATTAGTCAGCTTAAAACCAATGAATTAGAACTTTTGAAGCTTTTCGCTATCCATGATATGAGAGTTACAGAAATAGCCCATTTAAAAGGAAAAAGTAAAAGCAACATTTCTGAAAAGTTAACTAGGATTATAGAAAAAGTAAAAAAAAATTATAACAACCCGAACAAAAATTGA
- a CDS encoding phenylacetate--CoA ligase family protein, translating into MMLEEQKLGKLKQLLIYLMDHNAFYKSIQNNLQFDIHNDDIQEIYNKLPIVTKQDIINNPDIFFSETIKGEEIFEERTSGSTGNVLKCYKTNTERTLLALNIWKQRRKFDPMVNISNYYNLFNNEMEEIIGKFYNVDDKMVIRNFYRLMAVQPRWIAGPISLLSKFAILINEEKINYKNDGTLKFIEFHGENVDEKSRKFIEETFQCKTINNYGTSETWCIALDCDNQKLHIQDYIIADSKKDGEEDKLLITSLINKYMPIVKYANGDCGKPIEKDCDCHNNNSVIWLKGGRETDYITGTSVLGNYLFDEILWQAFERFGSVVHEYQVFQQELKKFEFIIAKGNHYSEDVTQFLHSRILQELGADNQVNFSFVDHVKALSNGKLKKFHPYKN; encoded by the coding sequence ATGATGCTGGAAGAGCAGAAATTGGGTAAACTCAAACAATTGCTAATTTATCTAATGGATCACAATGCATTCTATAAAAGCATTCAAAATAACTTACAATTTGACATACATAATGATGACATACAAGAAATTTATAATAAGCTGCCAATTGTTACCAAGCAAGATATCATCAATAATCCAGACATATTTTTTTCAGAGACTATTAAAGGGGAAGAAATATTTGAAGAAAGAACCAGTGGCAGTACAGGGAATGTATTAAAATGCTATAAAACCAATACGGAAAGAACCCTGCTTGCATTAAACATATGGAAACAAAGAAGAAAGTTTGATCCGATGGTCAACATATCCAATTATTATAATCTTTTTAATAACGAGATGGAAGAGATTATTGGTAAATTCTATAATGTTGATGACAAAATGGTCATAAGAAATTTCTACAGATTAATGGCTGTGCAGCCTAGATGGATAGCAGGACCCATATCCCTATTAAGTAAGTTTGCCATTTTGATCAATGAGGAGAAAATTAATTATAAGAACGATGGAACATTAAAATTTATTGAGTTTCATGGTGAAAATGTAGATGAAAAAAGCAGGAAATTCATTGAAGAAACTTTCCAATGTAAAACCATCAATAACTATGGAACAAGTGAAACTTGGTGTATTGCACTAGATTGTGATAACCAAAAGCTTCATATACAAGATTATATTATAGCCGATTCGAAAAAAGACGGTGAGGAAGATAAATTGTTAATTACCAGTCTAATTAACAAATATATGCCCATTGTTAAGTATGCCAATGGAGACTGTGGAAAACCCATAGAGAAGGACTGTGATTGTCATAATAACAATTCAGTCATTTGGCTAAAGGGGGGGCGTGAAACCGATTACATTACAGGTACCAGTGTACTAGGTAATTATTTATTTGACGAAATCTTATGGCAAGCGTTTGAACGATTTGGAAGTGTTGTCCATGAGTATCAAGTCTTTCAACAAGAATTAAAAAAATTTGAATTTATTATTGCAAAGGGCAACCACTATTCAGAAGACGTGACGCAATTTTTACACAGCAGAATTTTACAAGAGCTGGGAGCAGACAATCAAGTTAACTTTTCTTTTGTAGACCATGTGAAAGCGTTAAGCAATGGTAAACTAAAAAAATTTCATCCCTATAAAAACTAA
- a CDS encoding metal-sensing transcriptional repressor — MRQCMEIEKVQARLKRIEGQVRGLSAMIEKDVPCEDILIQISAAKTALHKTGQIILEGHLHHCIADSIKNGEEYVAIEKLSKALEQFARLG, encoded by the coding sequence ATGAGACAATGTATGGAAATCGAAAAGGTGCAAGCTCGATTAAAGAGAATTGAAGGTCAAGTAAGAGGATTATCAGCCATGATTGAAAAAGACGTGCCTTGTGAAGACATTTTAATTCAAATTAGTGCAGCTAAAACCGCCCTTCATAAAACTGGGCAGATTATCCTTGAAGGCCATCTTCATCATTGCATTGCAGATAGTATAAAGAATGGTGAAGAATATGTAGCAATTGAAAAATTGAGCAAAGCCTTAGAGCAATTTGCGAGGTTAGGATAA
- a CDS encoding AMP-binding protein, with the protein MREQLYDQIKKQGKKLYVLSKEKNWSYEELQYYCAFYHKMFRDNGYDKVLLSTNQNFNAYSAILAAYLTGTTFCIINPDLPVERKQYMIETFQPSLIICSEADNLNNVFEEKVFHLEKTKAAIKEFEICSIEQTFNNDLVYVSFTSGSTGMPKGCKIKRKAFEQFCRWASDEFSLTEEDIYGQYVPLYFDMSLIDIFGGTLHGVTLVPFSNFSEKLRPGVLLKRYNITFLNVVPQFLEILIQTNQCSREYLKSIRMIRFGGDKIYKKRLDRLFEHLPDVKVVSTYGPTETTCFCFYKTVDKTTYKNHSKEIVTIGNTIPGWQAYLRNVEENVGEIVIYGSNIGAGYLHQEKDEHFSGEIINGQEVEVYYTGDYASMSNGMYYFEGRRDAQIKINGNRVSLIEVEYALMKMGCSEVVAIFLKDNIFCFYCTSNEIFESEAEIKIRLEDKLPRYAIPSELIKLPKMPYNANGKVDRNKLKIIAEKLIMEWGK; encoded by the coding sequence ATGAGAGAACAGTTATATGATCAGATCAAAAAACAAGGAAAAAAATTATATGTGCTATCAAAAGAAAAAAATTGGTCATATGAAGAACTACAGTATTATTGTGCTTTTTATCATAAGATGTTTCGAGACAATGGATATGACAAAGTCTTATTATCTACAAATCAGAATTTTAATGCGTACAGTGCAATTTTAGCTGCTTATTTAACAGGAACCACATTTTGTATTATTAATCCAGACTTACCTGTTGAACGCAAACAATACATGATAGAAACATTTCAGCCCAGTTTGATTATATGTAGTGAAGCAGATAACTTAAACAATGTGTTTGAAGAGAAAGTATTTCATTTAGAAAAAACAAAAGCAGCTATAAAAGAATTTGAAATCTGTTCAATAGAACAAACCTTTAATAATGATTTGGTGTATGTTTCCTTTACATCTGGGTCTACTGGTATGCCTAAAGGATGCAAAATCAAAAGAAAGGCTTTTGAACAGTTTTGTAGGTGGGCTTCTGATGAATTTTCACTGACAGAAGAAGATATTTATGGACAATATGTGCCGTTATATTTTGATATGAGTTTAATTGATATTTTTGGAGGTACTTTACATGGGGTTACGTTGGTTCCTTTTTCCAATTTTTCAGAGAAACTACGTCCAGGAGTTCTGTTAAAGCGGTACAATATTACTTTTCTAAATGTGGTGCCTCAATTTTTAGAGATTTTAATTCAAACCAATCAATGTTCCAGAGAATACTTAAAGAGTATAAGAATGATACGGTTTGGTGGAGATAAAATCTATAAAAAACGATTAGATAGGTTGTTTGAGCACCTACCAGATGTAAAAGTAGTTTCAACTTATGGTCCTACAGAGACGACGTGTTTTTGTTTTTATAAAACCGTTGATAAGACCACTTATAAGAACCATTCAAAGGAGATCGTGACCATTGGCAACACGATACCTGGGTGGCAAGCGTATTTAAGAAATGTAGAGGAGAATGTAGGTGAGATTGTAATATATGGCTCAAATATTGGAGCAGGTTACTTGCACCAAGAAAAAGATGAACACTTTAGTGGGGAAATAATCAATGGTCAAGAGGTAGAGGTTTATTATACAGGAGATTATGCTTCTATGAGTAATGGTATGTACTATTTTGAAGGCAGAAGAGATGCACAGATAAAAATCAATGGCAATCGAGTCAGTTTAATTGAAGTAGAATATGCTCTAATGAAAATGGGGTGTAGTGAAGTCGTCGCCATTTTTTTGAAAGATAATATTTTTTGTTTTTATTGTACAAGCAATGAAATTTTTGAGTCAGAAGCAGAAATTAAAATCAGACTAGAAGATAAGTTGCCAAGATATGCCATTCCGTCAGAATTAATTAAACTACCTAAAATGCCCTATAATGCCAATGGTAAAGTAGATAGAAATAAGCTTAAGATAATCGCTGAAAAATTGATAATGGAATGGGGGAAATAA
- a CDS encoding ABC transporter ATP-binding protein, translating to MKLVNEFFETMRPIRSRRFWYCFGIVGMTIGNTSIGVVSAVLLREFVDVGNITGIGSVQHIVKILVAYILTLIILIPTCQYLYNRSARLAFRDSKQEIFYKILKLPIPYFEKVHSGKVMSVLINDCDKMMGVITGRFRRTFAPFIQIITYVIPMLIFEWRITVVLLVINGITLYGDLKFSKKIKEISQVVLEKLSDMNQTMMNFFNGMLIVRMFSIENVRGEYIKANEAMSTHNTKKAHITGLHNTYTFIVSMINTVLFLLVANILVVLGLTTYGSILGIMSMQVILNESFKLFCQYLPQVIEGYAGASRVNEFLELPEEEMIKVEDAHNLSYIEFRNVKFKYPNTQEWVLDHFNLKINKNETIAVIGESGSGKSTIAKLLLGFYPIEKGTIAVEGTPINEKNLSQLRRLIAYVPQDAYVFNGTIIENIRYGNVDATDEQVYRAAKIANAYDFIMKLQDGFETLVGERGTKLSGGQRQRIAIARAILKDAPILILDEATASLDSESEALIKSAVDKVRKDKTTIIIAHRLSTIEDADRVIKIE from the coding sequence ATGAAGTTAGTTAATGAATTTTTTGAAACCATGAGACCCATAAGGAGTAGAAGGTTTTGGTATTGTTTTGGTATTGTTGGAATGACTATAGGCAACACCAGTATTGGAGTGGTAAGTGCTGTTTTATTAAGAGAGTTTGTAGATGTAGGAAATATAACGGGGATTGGTTCAGTACAACACATTGTAAAAATCTTAGTAGCTTATATTTTAACCCTTATTATTCTGATTCCTACTTGTCAATATCTATATAATCGCTCTGCAAGATTAGCGTTTCGTGATAGTAAACAAGAGATTTTTTATAAGATATTGAAGTTACCTATACCGTATTTTGAAAAAGTACACAGTGGAAAGGTAATGTCTGTGCTTATTAATGATTGTGATAAAATGATGGGGGTTATTACGGGAAGATTTCGAAGAACATTTGCCCCTTTTATACAAATCATAACCTATGTTATTCCTATGTTGATTTTTGAATGGCGAATCACAGTTGTTTTATTGGTTATTAATGGCATTACTTTATACGGTGATTTGAAGTTTTCTAAAAAAATTAAGGAAATCAGTCAAGTGGTTTTGGAAAAATTAAGCGATATGAACCAAACCATGATGAACTTTTTCAATGGTATGCTGATTGTGCGTATGTTTTCTATAGAGAATGTAAGGGGAGAATATATTAAAGCAAATGAAGCCATGAGTACTCATAATACTAAAAAAGCACATATTACTGGTTTGCATAATACCTACACTTTTATTGTATCCATGATCAATACGGTTTTGTTTTTGTTAGTAGCCAATATATTGGTGGTACTTGGGTTAACCACCTACGGCAGTATTCTAGGCATTATGAGTATGCAAGTGATTTTAAATGAGTCATTTAAGTTGTTTTGTCAGTATCTGCCACAGGTTATTGAAGGCTATGCTGGTGCCAGCCGCGTCAATGAATTTTTAGAGTTGCCAGAGGAAGAAATGATCAAAGTAGAAGACGCCCATAACTTATCGTATATTGAGTTTAGGAATGTGAAATTTAAATACCCTAATACTCAAGAATGGGTATTGGATCATTTTAATTTAAAAATAAATAAAAATGAAACCATTGCAGTAATAGGAGAGAGTGGTAGTGGAAAAAGTACAATAGCAAAGCTCTTACTGGGGTTCTATCCAATTGAAAAAGGAACGATTGCTGTTGAGGGCACACCCATTAATGAAAAAAACTTATCCCAGCTGCGTCGTTTAATAGCATATGTTCCACAAGACGCATATGTCTTTAATGGTACAATTATAGAAAACATCCGTTACGGAAACGTAGATGCCACAGATGAACAAGTATACCGTGCAGCTAAAATAGCAAATGCTTATGATTTTATTATGAAGCTTCAAGATGGGTTTGAAACCCTAGTAGGAGAGAGAGGAACAAAACTTTCAGGTGGACAACGCCAAAGAATTGCCATTGCAAGAGCCATTCTAAAAGATGCCCCAATTCTTATTTTAGATGAGGCAACAGCTTCACTAGATTCGGAGTCAGAAGCATTAATAAAGTCAGCTGTAGATAAAGTCCGCAAAGATAAGACAACCATCATCATTGCCCATCGACTATCAACTATAGAAGATGCAGATCGAGTGATAAAAATAGAATAA